One genomic segment of Capricornis sumatraensis isolate serow.1 chromosome X, serow.2, whole genome shotgun sequence includes these proteins:
- the LOC138070786 gene encoding uncharacterized protein has protein sequence MDSLTEQRLTSPNLPAPHLEHYSVLHCTMTLDVQTVVVFAVIVVLLLVNVILMFFLGTR, from the coding sequence ATGGACAGTCTGACAGAACAGAGACTGACATCTCCCAATCTGCCAGCCCCTCATTTGGAACACTACAGTGTTCTGCATTGCACCATGACCCTGGATGTGCAAACTGTAGTCGTTTTTGCCGTGATTGTAGTCCTTCTGCTTGTAAATGTCATACTCATGTTTTTTCTGGGAACGCGCTGA